A single genomic interval of Oncorhynchus tshawytscha isolate Ot180627B linkage group LG15, Otsh_v2.0, whole genome shotgun sequence harbors:
- the ada2b gene encoding adenosine deaminase 2-A: protein MSGLKKDFHSWFFQPPMTLQNKVVLPSRGRYTITLQLAAVMCCVTVCGGTPDPRQRETMMHQEASRQIGGRVHLTGAEQRLDAHLRKLKEQEMAVAQFPPAFHFFKARPLIHKSPIFSLLQRMPKGAALHIHSSSLVSVDWLVKNITYRPHCYICFTWGRSVRFVFSSRRPFPTWDCLYWQLLKTLRANMVDPTDFDYSLMQNLTLFTEDPDTTYPSQDAVWERFEMAFVAIAGLVTYAPVFKDFLYKGLEQLFHDNIMYLELRTGLSRTYELDGSIHDKAWSLRTYQEVTQQFVAEHPSFLGARLIISVHRLLSVSDVKAAVKEAIQMQKDFPEFVAGFDLVGREDRGRPLWFFREALSLPAELGVTLPYFFHAGETDHEGTEVDENILDALLFNTTRIGHGYALAHHPLAKELSRNGNVAVEVCPISNQVLKLVSDLRNHPAAVLMSEGHPMVVSSDDPSLFGTTGLSYDFYEVYVGIGGLRANLGTLKELAINSIRYSSLPSQLKERGLAMWQRTWDKFISENSYSNP, encoded by the exons ATGAGTGGCCTCAAGAAGGATTTCCACAGCTGGTTCTTCCAACCTCCAATGACACTGCAGAACAAGGTGGTTTTGCCCTCTAGAGGGAGGTATACCATCACCCTCCAGTTGGCAGCTGTGATGTGCTGTGTGACGGTATGCGGCGGGACCCCTGACCCCCGTCAGAGGGAGACGATGATGCACCAGGAGGCCTCCAGACAGATAGGGGGTCGTGTGCATCTGACAGGTGCAGAACAGCGGCTCGACGCACACCTTCGCAAGCTAAAAGAACAAGAGATGGCTGTGGCCCAGTTCCCTCCTGCCTTTCACTTCTTCAAGGCACGGCCCCTCATCCATAAGAGTCCCATCTTTAGCCTGCTGCAAAGGATGCCCAAAG GGGCAGCTCTCCACATCCACAGCTCATCCCTGGTGAGTGTTGATTGGCTGGTGAAGAACATCACATACAGGCCCCATTGTTACATCTGCTTCACATGGGGCAGGTCTGTACGGTTTGTCTTCTCTAGTCGCCGGCCCTTCCCTACCTGGGACTGCCTCTACTGGCAACTGTTGAAGACCTTGAGAGCCAACATGGTGGATCCTACAGACTTTGACTACAG CTTGATGCAGAACCTCACTCTGTTCACTGAGGATCCAGACACTACCTACCCGAGCCAGGATGCAGTGTGGGAGAGGTTTGAGATGGCATTCGTGGCCATAGCTGGGCTGGTCACCTACGCTCCTGTGTTTAAAGACTTTCTCTACAAGGGCTTAGAACAGCTGTTTCATGACAACATCATGTACCTGGAACTAAGAACTGGACTATCAAGG ACATATGAGCTGGATGGAAGCATCCATGATAAAGCCTGGTCCCTGAGGACTTATCAGGAAGTCACTCAACAGTTTGTGGCTGAACACCCTAGCTTTCTGGGAGCTCGACTCATCATTTCCGTCCATAG GCTTCTAAGTGTGTCTGATGTTAAAGCAGCTGTAAAAGAGGCCATTCAGATGCAGAAGGATTTCCCAGAGTTTGTTGCAGGATTCGACCTG GTTGGCAGGGAGGACAGGGGAAGACCTCTCTGGTTCTTCAGGGAGGCCTTATCTCTACCTGCAGAGCTTGGAGTCACGCTGCCATACTTCTTTCATGCAGGAGAGACTG ACCACGAGGGCACTGAAGTGGATGAAAACATTCTGGATGCCCTACTGTTCAACACCACACGTATTGGGCATGGGTATGCCTTGGCACACCACCCACTGGCAAAGGAGCTCTCCAGGAATGGAAACGTGGCCGTGGAAGTATGCCCCATCTCAAACCAG GTGCTGAAGCTGGTGTCCGACCTAAGGAACCACCCTGCAGCTGTGCTGATGTCTGAGGGCCACCCCATGGTGGTCAGCTCTGATGACCCGTCCCTGTTTGGGACCACTGGGCTTTCCTATGACTTCTATGAGGTGTATGTGGGCATCGGTGGCTTGAGGGCTAACCTGGGCACTCTCAAGGAGCTGGCCATCAACTCCATAAG